In the Terriglobales bacterium genome, one interval contains:
- a CDS encoding hydroxymethylglutaryl-CoA lyase, translated as MADSPKLIECPRDAWQGLKGQVPSEVKAAYLRALIGAGFKHIDAVSFVSTKAVPQMADSEEVLKQIDPPDDVEIIGIVVNEKGAERAVATQAVHTLGFPYSISPTFLLKNQNQTLEDAYDTLEKIKEKADNAGLDMVVYISMAFGNPYNDPWSADEVLEAVDLIEKTGTRSVSLADTVGLAAADHIRSLVTAVLAQYDYLDIGVHLHSRPAEAADKVLAAYDAGIRRFDSAIGGLGGCPFAQDELVGNIPTEAVIEALGRRGAVVPIRKPLDNVIRINADIAQKYKT; from the coding sequence ATGGCCGACAGCCCAAAATTAATCGAATGTCCCCGCGACGCCTGGCAAGGCCTCAAGGGCCAGGTCCCCTCGGAGGTCAAAGCCGCCTACCTGCGCGCCCTGATCGGCGCCGGGTTCAAGCACATCGACGCGGTGAGCTTCGTCTCCACCAAGGCCGTGCCGCAGATGGCCGATTCGGAAGAGGTCCTGAAGCAGATTGATCCTCCCGACGACGTCGAGATCATCGGCATCGTGGTCAACGAAAAAGGCGCCGAGCGCGCCGTTGCCACCCAGGCCGTCCACACCCTCGGCTTCCCCTATTCCATCTCTCCCACCTTCCTGCTGAAAAACCAGAACCAGACGCTGGAAGACGCCTACGACACGCTGGAGAAGATCAAGGAAAAGGCTGACAACGCCGGCCTCGACATGGTCGTGTACATCTCCATGGCATTCGGCAATCCCTACAATGATCCCTGGAGCGCCGACGAAGTGCTCGAAGCCGTGGACCTGATCGAAAAGACCGGCACACGTTCCGTTTCTCTCGCCGATACGGTCGGCCTCGCTGCGGCGGACCACATTCGTTCGCTCGTCACCGCCGTTCTTGCTCAGTATGACTATCTCGACATCGGCGTCCACTTGCACAGCCGTCCCGCGGAAGCCGCGGACAAGGTTCTCGCCGCCTACGACGCCGGCATTCGCCGCTTTGATTCCGCGATCGGCGGCCTGGGCGGCTGTCCGTTCGCGCAGGACGAACTGGTTGGCAATATTCCGACCGAGGCGGTGATCGAAGCTCTCGGCCGGCGCGGCGCGGTCGTGCCCATCCGCAAGCCGCTCGACAACGTCATCCGCATCAACGCCGACATCGCGCAGAAATACAAAACTTGA
- a CDS encoding ferritin family protein: protein MKREFTSLTPQEALHVAIFIEERNAELYQQFAELFAEFKDPDSLEIAQVFWDMSNEERGHGTMLQERYFDRYGTQACVVTEEDICEMLEVPKLESGELFAVSRGNASIAPRKAALQVALEAEETAMRFYSQLVERASDRNLRSTYAELANFEADHTEFLRRKLDEAKRAITGGDVV, encoded by the coding sequence ATGAAACGCGAATTTACCTCGCTCACGCCGCAAGAGGCCCTGCATGTCGCCATCTTCATCGAAGAGCGGAATGCCGAACTCTACCAGCAGTTCGCCGAATTGTTCGCCGAGTTCAAGGATCCCGATTCGTTGGAGATTGCGCAGGTCTTCTGGGACATGTCGAACGAGGAGCGTGGTCACGGCACCATGCTGCAGGAGCGCTATTTCGACCGCTACGGCACCCAGGCCTGCGTTGTCACCGAAGAGGACATTTGCGAGATGCTGGAGGTGCCGAAGCTGGAAAGCGGCGAACTGTTCGCCGTCAGCCGCGGCAACGCCAGCATCGCTCCCCGCAAAGCCGCCCTGCAGGTCGCTCTCGAGGCCGAAGAGACGGCCATGCGCTTCTACTCTCAACTCGTCGAACGCGCCAGCGACCGCAACCTGCGCTCGACCTACGCCGAGCTGGCCAACTTCGAAGCCGATCACACCGAGTTTCTGCGCCGCAAGCTCGACGAAGCCAAGCGCGCCATCACCGGCGGAGATGTGGTGTAG
- a CDS encoding enoyl-CoA hydratase-related protein, whose product MPYNTLTLAYEDLVALITLNRPDKRNAISFELLSELMAALDEVEHSRAQVLILTGSGKAFCAGLDLEELKSLLGKTHEENRIDSARMAQIFRRIYEFPLPTIAAVNGAAIAGGTGIATMCDFTFAVPEAKFGYTEVKIGFIPALVSSILVWQVGHKIARDLLMTGRLFDAAEAHRYGLVNEVVEPERLMARARELAAQLLELSPSSVRLTKKLVNGFLQRALDEQMAQAIEDNALIRTTPDFREGVTAFLEKRKPRWTT is encoded by the coding sequence ATGCCCTACAACACTCTTACGCTCGCTTACGAAGACCTGGTCGCGCTCATCACCCTCAATCGTCCCGACAAACGCAACGCCATCAGCTTCGAGCTCCTCTCCGAGCTCATGGCGGCGCTCGATGAAGTGGAACATTCGCGTGCGCAGGTGCTGATCCTCACCGGCTCGGGAAAGGCTTTTTGCGCCGGCTTGGACCTCGAAGAACTTAAGTCGCTGCTCGGCAAGACGCACGAGGAGAACCGGATAGACTCGGCTCGCATGGCGCAAATCTTTCGCCGCATCTACGAGTTCCCCCTCCCTACCATCGCCGCCGTGAACGGTGCCGCCATCGCCGGCGGCACTGGCATTGCCACCATGTGCGATTTCACCTTCGCCGTGCCGGAAGCAAAGTTCGGCTACACGGAAGTAAAGATCGGATTCATTCCGGCGCTGGTGTCTTCTATCCTCGTCTGGCAAGTCGGACACAAGATCGCCCGCGACCTGCTGATGACCGGCCGCCTGTTCGACGCCGCCGAGGCTCATCGCTATGGGCTGGTGAATGAAGTTGTCGAGCCGGAGCGTTTGATGGCGCGCGCGCGCGAACTGGCCGCGCAGTTGCTCGAGCTTTCCCCATCGTCGGTGCGCCTGACCAAGAAGCTGGTCAACGGATTTCTCCAGCGCGCCCTCGACGAGCAGATGGCGCAGGCCATCGAGGACAATGCCCTCATCCGCACCACGCCCGATTTCCGCGAAGGCGTGACCGCGTTCCTGGAGAAGCGAAAACCGAGGTGGACAACTTGA
- a CDS encoding farnesyl diphosphate synthase translates to MTAKFGWYTGPLMLAEILERGRALADDALERLLPPADQYPVAIHQAMRHSVFAGGKRLRPVLCFEAARMIASHVPRGVEELGAALEMLHTYSLIHDDLPALDNDDLRRGRPTCHKVFGDAIAILAGDALQTYAYEVLSRLSCPPEARVRIIEETAHATGTVNGMIGGQVMDLEAEHKKPNAETLEYIHSSKTAALIRASVVSGGIYAGASEDEIAKLCSFGLQAGLAFQIADDILDVTQSSEQLGKTAGKDAAAEKATYPALFGIEASARKAEDLVTSACIQLDSFGERANTLKSLARFLVERKK, encoded by the coding sequence ATGACCGCCAAATTCGGCTGGTATACTGGCCCGCTTATGCTCGCCGAGATCCTGGAGCGGGGACGTGCGTTGGCCGATGACGCGCTGGAGCGCTTGTTGCCGCCGGCAGACCAGTATCCGGTGGCCATTCACCAGGCCATGCGCCATAGCGTCTTCGCCGGGGGCAAGCGCCTGCGGCCGGTCCTGTGCTTCGAGGCGGCGCGAATGATCGCTTCCCACGTCCCGCGCGGGGTCGAAGAACTCGGCGCCGCGCTGGAGATGCTGCATACCTATTCGCTCATCCACGACGATCTCCCAGCTCTCGACAACGATGACCTGCGCCGTGGCCGTCCCACCTGCCACAAGGTGTTCGGTGACGCCATTGCCATCCTCGCCGGCGACGCGCTGCAGACCTACGCCTATGAAGTCCTGTCTCGCCTCTCCTGTCCGCCGGAGGCGCGTGTCCGCATCATCGAGGAGACTGCGCACGCCACCGGCACCGTCAACGGCATGATTGGCGGCCAGGTGATGGACCTGGAAGCCGAACACAAAAAGCCCAACGCGGAAACGCTGGAATATATCCATTCCTCCAAGACAGCAGCGCTGATCAGGGCCAGCGTCGTCAGCGGCGGCATTTACGCCGGAGCTTCGGAAGACGAAATCGCAAAACTGTGCTCATTCGGGCTCCAAGCCGGCCTGGCGTTCCAGATCGCCGACGACATTCTGGACGTGACCCAATCTTCGGAGCAGTTGGGCAAAACCGCGGGCAAGGATGCCGCCGCCGAGAAGGCTACCTATCCGGCGCTGTTCGGAATCGAAGCGTCGGCGCGCAAGGCTGAGGACCTGGTGACCTCCGCCTGCATCCAACTCGATTCTTTTGGGGAGCGCGCTAATACGCTCAAGTCGCTGGCGCGGTTCCTGGTCGAGCGAAAAAAGTAA
- a CDS encoding response regulator transcription factor, producing MSNVPTRILIADDHPIFRDGLRRLLEAEPGFQVVGEAADGAEAVALVAQLKPDLLLLDLAMPRVPGMEALRELCIGKSPVRTILLTASVERPQIAEALQLGARGVVLKESATQVLLKSIAAVMAGSFWVGRESVPDLKELVLDKAAPEQPAERYGLTRREMQMVAAIVEGSSNREIALKFNVREDTVKHHLTSIFSKLGVSTRLELALFAIEHRLVSKGGASLGAGAPAESHSRM from the coding sequence ATGTCTAACGTTCCCACCCGCATCTTGATTGCCGACGACCACCCGATTTTCCGCGACGGGCTGCGCCGCCTGCTGGAAGCCGAACCCGGCTTCCAAGTTGTCGGAGAAGCCGCCGACGGCGCCGAAGCAGTCGCCCTTGTTGCCCAGCTCAAGCCCGACCTCCTGCTGCTCGATCTCGCCATGCCCCGCGTTCCCGGCATGGAGGCCCTGCGCGAGCTTTGCATCGGCAAAAGCCCGGTGCGCACCATCTTGCTCACCGCCTCGGTAGAACGCCCGCAAATCGCTGAAGCCCTGCAACTGGGAGCGCGCGGCGTGGTGCTGAAGGAATCTGCCACCCAGGTTTTGCTCAAGAGCATCGCCGCCGTGATGGCTGGCAGCTTCTGGGTCGGTCGCGAAAGCGTGCCCGACCTCAAGGAACTCGTTCTCGACAAGGCGGCGCCGGAACAACCGGCCGAGCGCTACGGCTTGACCCGGCGCGAGATGCAGATGGTGGCGGCCATCGTCGAGGGCTCCAGCAACCGCGAGATCGCGCTGAAATTCAACGTTCGCGAGGACACCGTCAAACACCACCTCACCAGCATCTTCAGCAAGCTCGGTGTCTCCACCCGCCTGGAACTGGCGCTGTTCGCCATCGAGCACCGCCTGGTGTCCAAGGGGGGCGCCTCCTTGGGCGCGGGCGCGCCCGCTGAGAGTCACTCCCGGATGTGA
- the bshB1 gene encoding bacillithiol biosynthesis deacetylase BshB1 yields the protein MAESQVDILAIAAHRDDVEQTCGGTLLKMAALGHRTAILDLTRGEMGTRGTAQDREREAAEAARILNVSWRGALDLPDGRVENTWDNRLKVAAVVRVLRPRVVILPYWQGRHPDHYTCSTLGYEACFLAGLTKLDLSQVPAESLSLTLAAQNSELTTDNSPHRPFKIVYATLYYDIRPTFVVDITDQFEARFQALMAYQSQYTDQQAGSGLFPRRAEVRTRQETMARFYGMLAGVAYAEPFLQKEVGLADDLAAIPVASI from the coding sequence ATGGCCGAAAGCCAAGTTGACATCCTCGCCATCGCCGCCCACCGTGACGACGTTGAGCAGACCTGCGGCGGCACCCTGCTCAAGATGGCGGCGCTCGGCCATCGCACCGCCATTCTCGATCTCACTCGCGGTGAAATGGGCACGCGCGGCACCGCCCAGGACCGCGAGCGCGAAGCCGCCGAAGCAGCTCGGATCCTGAACGTTTCCTGGCGCGGCGCGCTCGATCTTCCCGACGGACGGGTAGAGAATACCTGGGACAACCGGCTCAAGGTCGCGGCAGTCGTGCGCGTCCTGCGCCCGCGCGTGGTCATCCTTCCCTACTGGCAGGGCCGCCATCCCGATCACTACACCTGCTCCACGCTGGGTTACGAAGCTTGCTTCCTTGCCGGCCTGACGAAGCTCGACCTCTCGCAGGTGCCTGCCGAATCGCTCAGCCTCACGCTCGCAGCTCAGAACTCAGAACTCACAACCGACAACTCCCCTCACCGTCCGTTCAAAATCGTCTACGCGACCCTGTACTACGATATTCGTCCCACTTTCGTGGTCGATATTACCGACCAGTTCGAAGCTCGTTTCCAGGCGCTGATGGCCTACCAGTCGCAATACACCGATCAGCAGGCCGGCAGCGGTCTGTTTCCTCGGCGGGCGGAAGTCCGGACTCGCCAGGAAACCATGGCGCGCTTTTACGGCATGTTGGCCGGCGTCGCTTATGCCGAGCCGTTCCTGCAAAAGGAGGTCGGGTTGGCGGACGACCTCGCTGCCATTCCCGTCGCGTCGATCTGA
- a CDS encoding ATP-dependent DNA ligase, with product MDKTKKLARKGNRVIEAVVPAEDLKSAFPPIGLPIRPPFPPMEAKLVKEIPEGEGWIYEPKWDGFRCLVFRRDDEVLLQSKAGQPLGRYFPELVEEFRKWQPRKFLLDGEIVIFVDGQPSFDELLMRIHPAESRIRRLSKETPASFLAFDLLVNERGQSLVDEPLRKRRHELEAFYKSAGRQSGSIQLSPATEDRRQAERWMKDLQGSGFDGVMAKRADAPYASGQRSAMVKIKKIRTADCVVGGFRYASKGGAIGSLLLGLYNDQGLLDHIGFSSSFKADERAKLRKIVEPLRGGSGFTGRAPGGPSRWSTERSGEWEPLDPKLVCEVSYDYFSQGRFRHGTKFQRWRPDKGPRQCTFEQVQPARRRRHRLAS from the coding sequence ATGGACAAGACGAAGAAGCTGGCAAGAAAAGGCAATCGGGTTATTGAAGCCGTTGTTCCAGCCGAAGATTTGAAGAGCGCCTTCCCGCCAATAGGTCTGCCCATTCGACCTCCGTTTCCGCCGATGGAAGCAAAGCTGGTAAAAGAAATCCCCGAAGGCGAAGGGTGGATCTACGAGCCCAAATGGGACGGCTTCCGCTGCCTGGTTTTCCGGCGCGACGACGAGGTGCTGCTTCAGTCCAAGGCCGGACAGCCGCTGGGCAGATATTTTCCCGAGCTGGTTGAGGAATTTCGAAAATGGCAACCGCGCAAATTTCTGCTCGACGGGGAGATCGTGATCTTCGTGGACGGGCAGCCATCGTTCGACGAGCTGCTGATGCGAATTCATCCCGCCGAGAGCCGGATTAGGAGGCTATCGAAAGAAACGCCGGCATCGTTTCTCGCGTTTGACCTGCTGGTGAATGAACGCGGGCAATCGCTGGTGGATGAGCCTCTCCGTAAGCGCCGGCACGAGCTGGAAGCGTTCTACAAATCAGCGGGCCGGCAGAGCGGCTCCATTCAACTCTCGCCCGCGACAGAGGACCGCAGGCAGGCGGAACGCTGGATGAAGGACCTGCAAGGAAGCGGCTTCGATGGTGTGATGGCCAAGCGCGCGGACGCGCCCTATGCATCGGGCCAGCGCAGCGCCATGGTGAAGATCAAGAAAATCCGCACGGCGGATTGCGTCGTCGGCGGCTTCCGCTACGCTTCCAAGGGCGGCGCCATCGGGTCGTTGCTGCTGGGCCTGTACAACGACCAGGGGCTGCTCGACCACATCGGGTTTTCATCCAGCTTCAAAGCGGATGAGCGAGCCAAGCTCAGAAAAATCGTCGAGCCCTTGCGCGGCGGAAGCGGCTTCACCGGCCGCGCGCCCGGCGGCCCGAGCCGCTGGAGCACGGAGCGGAGCGGGGAGTGGGAGCCACTGGATCCCAAGCTGGTTTGCGAAGTTTCCTACGATTATTTTTCGCAGGGACGCTTCCGCCATGGAACCAAGTTCCAGCGCTGGCGTCCGGATAAAGGTCCACGCCAGTGCACATTCGAGCAAGTCCAGCCGGCTCGCCGGAGAAGGCATCGTTTGGCCAGCTAG
- a CDS encoding acyl-CoA carboxylase subunit beta has product MADRTVSSAVNNVIESRVDATSARFEKNMRAMAGLVTGIHNEEEKIREGGGAKAIESQHSKGRLTARERIAMLLDAGGEFFELGNYAAFGMYEDWGGAPAAGVITGLGRIHSRLMMLIVNDATVKAGAFFPMTSKKVIRAQNIAIDNRIPTIYLVDSAGVFLPLQEDVFPDTDDFGRVFRNNAVMTAMGIPQIAAIMGMCVAGGGYLPVMCDNVLMTDGSGLFLAGPALVQAAIGQKYSAEELGGAAMHSAISGTIDYHEPNDEACLARIRSLVEKMGYRRLSPYDRKKPEAPLYAAEELYGIYESDPARPYDMKEIIARIVDGSRFDEYKAEYGKTVICGYARIGGFAVGIVANQKQHQQQTDESGHKRIEFGGVIYTESAEKAARFIMDCNQNLVPLVFLHDVNGFMVGRDAEWSGIIKAGAKMVNAVSNSVVPKIAVIVGGSFGAGHYAMCGKAYDPRFLFAWPTARYAVMAGESAAGTLLEIKIRQLERGGKKLSDEEKKELYDSVKKTYDEQTDPRYGAARLWIDKIIDPLDTREAITRALEAAALNPDVPEFKVGVLQT; this is encoded by the coding sequence ATGGCAGACCGTACAGTCTCTTCGGCTGTGAACAACGTCATCGAGTCCCGCGTGGACGCGACTTCGGCGCGCTTTGAAAAGAACATGCGCGCCATGGCGGGCTTGGTCACCGGCATCCACAACGAGGAAGAAAAAATTCGCGAAGGCGGCGGCGCCAAGGCCATCGAGTCACAGCACAGCAAGGGACGCCTCACCGCCCGTGAACGGATTGCCATGCTGCTCGATGCCGGAGGCGAGTTCTTTGAGCTCGGCAATTACGCCGCCTTCGGCATGTACGAAGACTGGGGCGGCGCGCCGGCCGCCGGTGTCATCACCGGCCTCGGACGCATTCACAGCCGCCTCATGATGCTGATCGTCAATGATGCCACGGTCAAAGCGGGTGCCTTCTTCCCGATGACTTCCAAGAAAGTCATCCGCGCCCAGAATATCGCCATTGACAACCGCATCCCGACTATCTACCTGGTCGATTCCGCCGGCGTGTTCCTGCCTTTGCAGGAAGACGTCTTTCCCGACACCGACGACTTCGGCCGCGTCTTCCGCAACAACGCCGTCATGACTGCCATGGGCATCCCACAGATTGCTGCCATCATGGGCATGTGCGTTGCCGGCGGCGGCTATCTGCCGGTGATGTGTGACAACGTCCTGATGACCGACGGCAGCGGCCTGTTCCTCGCCGGCCCCGCGCTCGTGCAGGCCGCGATCGGGCAGAAGTATTCCGCGGAAGAACTGGGCGGCGCTGCCATGCATTCCGCCATCAGCGGCACCATCGATTACCACGAGCCCAACGATGAAGCCTGCCTCGCGCGCATCCGTTCGCTGGTGGAAAAGATGGGCTACCGCCGGCTCTCGCCCTACGATCGCAAGAAACCGGAGGCGCCGCTCTACGCCGCCGAGGAGCTTTACGGAATCTACGAGTCCGATCCCGCCCGCCCTTACGACATGAAGGAGATCATCGCCCGCATCGTGGACGGCAGCCGCTTCGACGAGTACAAGGCCGAGTACGGCAAGACCGTCATCTGCGGCTATGCGCGCATCGGAGGCTTTGCCGTCGGCATCGTCGCCAACCAGAAGCAGCACCAGCAGCAGACCGACGAATCCGGCCACAAGCGCATCGAGTTCGGCGGCGTCATCTACACCGAGTCGGCGGAGAAAGCAGCGCGTTTCATCATGGACTGCAACCAGAATCTGGTGCCGCTCGTCTTCCTGCACGACGTCAACGGCTTCATGGTCGGACGCGATGCGGAGTGGAGCGGCATCATCAAGGCCGGCGCCAAGATGGTGAATGCAGTCTCCAACTCCGTCGTCCCCAAGATCGCCGTGATTGTCGGCGGCTCCTTCGGCGCCGGGCATTATGCAATGTGCGGCAAGGCCTACGATCCGCGCTTCCTCTTCGCGTGGCCCACCGCGCGCTATGCCGTGATGGCAGGAGAATCGGCCGCGGGCACGCTGCTGGAAATCAAGATTCGGCAATTAGAACGCGGCGGCAAAAAGCTTAGCGACGAAGAGAAGAAAGAGTTGTACGACTCGGTGAAGAAGACCTACGACGAGCAGACCGATCCTCGCTACGGCGCCGCCCGCCTATGGATCGACAAGATCATCGATCCCCTCGACACCCGCGAAGCCATCACTCGCGCCCTGGAAGCCGCCGCCCTCAATCCAGACGTGCCTGAGTTCAAGGTGGGAGTGCTGCAAACATAG
- a CDS encoding SDR family oxidoreductase has translation MREPKPPNPKQKQAKPGLESRMRPRPRYQAPRYKAAGKLQGKVAIITGGDSGIGRAVAVLYAREGADVAIIYLEEEQSDAEETRRAIEEEGGRALLIAGNVSDAEFCREAVEQVVGEFGHLDILVNNAAFQSHKADVEEISEEQWDRTFRTNIYGYFHMVKAALPYLQPGSAIVNTGSITGLRGNKNLLDYSSTKGAIHAFTKSLAQNLVERKIRVNCVAPGPVWTPLIVSDFEPEKSSKQGSDTPMERAAQPEEVAPAYVFFAAESDSSYITGEVLTLLGGETTAA, from the coding sequence ATGCGCGAGCCCAAGCCGCCGAATCCGAAGCAGAAGCAAGCGAAACCGGGGCTGGAGTCCAGGATGCGGCCACGGCCACGCTACCAGGCGCCGCGTTACAAGGCAGCCGGGAAGCTGCAGGGCAAGGTGGCCATCATTACCGGGGGCGATTCCGGAATTGGACGCGCCGTGGCGGTTTTGTACGCGCGCGAAGGCGCCGACGTGGCCATCATCTATCTGGAAGAAGAACAGAGCGATGCCGAGGAGACCCGCCGCGCCATCGAGGAAGAAGGAGGTCGCGCGCTGCTGATTGCCGGCAACGTTTCCGACGCGGAGTTCTGCCGCGAGGCGGTCGAGCAGGTGGTGGGAGAGTTCGGGCACCTGGACATCCTGGTGAACAATGCTGCCTTCCAGAGCCACAAGGCTGACGTGGAAGAGATCAGCGAGGAGCAATGGGACCGGACATTTCGCACCAACATTTACGGGTACTTCCACATGGTGAAGGCGGCGCTACCGTACCTGCAGCCGGGAAGCGCGATCGTGAACACCGGCTCCATCACCGGCCTGCGCGGCAACAAGAACCTGCTGGACTACTCTTCGACCAAGGGCGCCATCCACGCTTTCACCAAGTCGCTGGCACAAAACCTGGTGGAGCGCAAGATTCGCGTGAATTGTGTTGCGCCAGGACCGGTATGGACGCCGCTGATCGTCTCCGACTTCGAGCCGGAGAAGTCGTCAAAGCAGGGTTCGGACACGCCCATGGAGCGGGCCGCACAGCCGGAAGAGGTGGCGCCGGCGTACGTATTTTTCGCGGCGGAGAGCGATTCCAGCTACATCACGGGGGAGGTGTTGACGCTGCTGGGCGGAGAAACGACGGCGGCGTGA
- a CDS encoding thioesterase family protein, whose translation MTNITTIRVRYAETDQMGVVYHSNYFIWFEVGRVELLRQLGFTYKEMELQEKCFIAVVDARCRFRAPARYDDEITVRTRLKNVRESLIHFAYEAVRERDGTLLAEGETTHIVTDAELNKRPLPEKYLEVFKQAVTS comes from the coding sequence ATGACCAACATCACCACAATCCGCGTCCGTTACGCCGAAACCGACCAGATGGGCGTCGTCTATCACTCCAATTATTTCATCTGGTTCGAGGTCGGTCGCGTGGAATTGCTTCGCCAACTCGGCTTCACCTACAAGGAGATGGAACTCCAGGAGAAGTGCTTTATCGCCGTGGTCGATGCCCGTTGCCGCTTTCGCGCTCCGGCGCGGTACGATGATGAAATCACGGTTCGCACGCGCCTGAAGAACGTGCGCGAATCGCTGATTCATTTTGCTTACGAGGCGGTCCGCGAGCGGGACGGCACGCTACTGGCGGAAGGCGAAACCACGCACATTGTCACCGATGCGGAGTTGAACAAGCGCCCGCTGCCGGAGAAGTACTTGGAGGTTTTCAAACAGGCGGTGACCTCTTAG